The Microlunatus antarcticus DNA segment ACGAGAGGGCGGCCAGCAGGACGAGGTACGGCGTGTTGTAGTTCGAGAACGAGTCCGCGAGGCCCGCGAAGCCGCCGGCCTCGACGAGGTGGGAGTACCAGGGCAGCAGGAACGCCCTGTAGTCCCCGGACTGCTCGCCCAGCATCGGTACCCGCGCCGCGAGGCCGACGACCAGGAGCACGGCGAGCACGACCGGCACCGCGCGTCGGCGCACTGAAGGTCGTGCGTCGATCGCGGGCGCGGCCGACGCAGCCGGGCTGCTGGCGGTCGGGATGGGGGCAGAGGTCGTCGGCACGTCCTCACCCTCGCGCCGGCCGCTGTGCGCCGGCTTTGGCCGCGTTGTGGACCCCCCGTCGGTCTCGGGCGGGCCCTGCGACGATCGGGCGATGAGCGCGAACGACGCCCCCGGGGTCCTGCTGGACGTCGACGGCACCCTCCTCGACACCAACTACCTGCACGCCCTCGCCTGGTGGCAGGCCTTCCGCGACGCGGGCGTCGCCGGCGTGACGATGGCGGACACGCACCGCGCCGTGGGCATCGCGAGCCAGGGGCTCGTCGACCGGCTGGCGGCCGAGGCCGACGACAGGACCAAGGCCAAGGTCGTGAAGCGGCACACGAAGCGCTACGCCAAGCTGCAGGACGAGGTCGTCGCGTTCTCGGGGGCAGACCATCTCGTACGCCGCTGCCACGACGCCGGCCTCCGGGTGGTGCTGGCCACGAGCGGGCCCCGCAGCGACCTCGACTGGATGCTGCCCGCGATCGGGGTCGGCGTTGGCGTGCTGGCCGGGACGACCACCTCGGACGACGTCGCCGAGGGCAAGCCGGCCCCGGACCTGATGACCACCGCGATGCGGCAGCACGACCTCGACCCGGCCCGGACGGTGGCGATCGGCGACACGGTCTGGGACGTGCAGGCTGCGCGGGCCGCGGGCGTCCGGATCATCAGCCTCACCTGCGGCGGGATCTCCGGGCGCGACCTCGAGGCGGCCGGGGCCGACGAGGTCTTCGACGGCCCGTCCGACCTGGTCGACCGCTGGGACGACTCCCTGCTCGCCCGGCTGGTCTGAGCCCGGTCCGGAGGGCTACTCCCGGACGTCGGCCGGCTCGCCCGTGAGGGGCAGGCCGGCGGCGATCCACCCCTCGACCCCGTCGACGACGTCGGTCGCGTCGAGGCCGAGGTCACGCAGCGAGCGCGCCGCGAGCGACGAGCTGTAGCCGTGGCGGCAGACCACGACGATCCTCCGGCGGCTGCCCGCCTCGGGGATCCGGTTCGGGCTCGTCGGGTCCAGGCGCCACTCGAGGACGGTCCGGTCGATCACGAGCGCGCCCGGCAGGTCCCCGGTCCGGGCGCGGTGCGCCGCCGTCCGCGTGTCGACCAGCAGCGCGCCCGCCTGCACCGCCGCGTACGCCTCCGTGGCCGTCAGCCGCGTCCACCCGACCCGGGCGCGGGCGAGCAGGCCGTCGACGGCGCTGGGGTCGGTCACGAGCCGATGATGCACGAACGGCGCCCACCCCGTGAGGGGTGGGCGCCGTGGGTGCTGCTGCTGTGGTGCTGCCTCAGGCCTTCTGCTCGCCCTCGGTCGGCTCGAGCGTCGCGGCCTCTTCGGCGTTGACGTCGTCGCTCGGCTGCTCCTGCTCGGAGGTCGCCTCGTCGCGCTCGTTGGTGTCCTCGACCAGCTCCTCGGCCGGGGCCTCCTGGGTCGGGGCGTCCGGGCTGACCTGGGACTCGCCACCGTCGGCGACGGCCGTGGAGCCGGCGGCCGGGGCCGCCGCCTTCTTGGCCGGTCCGCGCGTCGCGGTCTTGCGGGCCGGGGCCGGCGCGGAGCTCACCTTGGCGCGGTTCGTACGACCCGCCTCGACCGTCTCCGTGACGATCTCGATCTGCGCCATCGGGGCGTTGTCGCCCTTGCGGGGACCCACCTTGGTGATGCGCAGGTAGCCGCCCTCGCGGTCGGCCAGGGTCGGGGCGATCTCGGTGAACAGCACGTGCACCACACCCTTGTCGCGGACCGTGGTCAGGACCGAGCGGCGGGCGTGGATGTCACCACGCTTCGCCTTGGTGATGAGCTTC contains these protein-coding regions:
- a CDS encoding rhodanese-like domain-containing protein — protein: MTDPSAVDGLLARARVGWTRLTATEAYAAVQAGALLVDTRTAAHRARTGDLPGALVIDRTVLEWRLDPTSPNRIPEAGSRRRIVVVCRHGYSSSLAARSLRDLGLDATDVVDGVEGWIAAGLPLTGEPADVRE
- a CDS encoding HAD family hydrolase codes for the protein MSANDAPGVLLDVDGTLLDTNYLHALAWWQAFRDAGVAGVTMADTHRAVGIASQGLVDRLAAEADDRTKAKVVKRHTKRYAKLQDEVVAFSGADHLVRRCHDAGLRVVLATSGPRSDLDWMLPAIGVGVGVLAGTTTSDDVAEGKPAPDLMTTAMRQHDLDPARTVAIGDTVWDVQAARAAGVRIISLTCGGISGRDLEAAGADEVFDGPSDLVDRWDDSLLARLV
- the rplQ gene encoding 50S ribosomal protein L17, whose amino-acid sequence is MPTPTKGARLGGSPSHERIILANLATQLFEHGKIVTTEAKAKRLRPLAEKLITKAKRGDIHARRSVLTTVRDKGVVHVLFTEIAPTLADREGGYLRITKVGPRKGDNAPMAQIEIVTETVEAGRTNRAKVSSAPAPARKTATRGPAKKAAAPAAGSTAVADGGESQVSPDAPTQEAPAEELVEDTNERDEATSEQEQPSDDVNAEEAATLEPTEGEQKA